A DNA window from Thermosynechococcaceae cyanobacterium Okahandja contains the following coding sequences:
- a CDS encoding Fur family transcriptional regulator, translating to MPPRRTRSQSVVLDTLKATGRSLSAQELYLELRQRQTPLGLATVYRTLDALKVNGVVQARPLASGELVYSLVQQDQHYLTCLHCGVSVTIDCCPVQHLEVELQQAHDFQIFYHTLEFFGLCKNCRQNAQR from the coding sequence ATGCCGCCACGCCGCACCCGTAGCCAATCGGTTGTCCTTGATACCCTCAAAGCCACCGGGCGATCGCTCTCGGCCCAGGAACTGTATCTTGAATTGCGACAACGGCAAACCCCTCTCGGGCTGGCCACAGTGTATCGCACCCTTGATGCCCTCAAAGTCAACGGGGTTGTTCAGGCGCGGCCCTTAGCCTCAGGGGAGTTAGTCTATAGCCTTGTCCAGCAAGATCAGCACTATCTGACCTGCTTGCACTGTGGTGTATCGGTCACCATTGATTGCTGTCCGGTGCAGCATCTCGAAGTTGAGCTACAGCAAGCTCACGATTTTCAAATTTTTTATCACACGCTGGAGTTCTTTGGCCTTTGCAAAAACTGCCGCCAAAATGCCCAACGCTAA
- the thiL gene encoding thiamine-phosphate kinase, which produces MSDSELTLGECGEHHLIERLRPYCLVAAIGDDAAVLKPPAHQDLVFSTDVLVDGVHFSVGMACPVVTMAPYDVGWRAAAANLSDLAAMAAMPLGLTVAVTAPSTCPVAVIEGIYQGLAACCHTYGTGILGGDTCRSSVLSLSLSILGSAPPERLIYRHGAQPGDVIVATGVHGAARAGLECLLQPEWAATLPPDLRQAWIKAHQHPRPRLDVVQWLWQQLPPPRVAGMDSSDGLADAVLQICAASGVGARLWAEAIPKVPFLEPEQALAWALYGGEDFELVLCLPPAIAPELCTIAGQGAAMIGEITATGNIFLEQGQTLRPLDPQQRFQHFSPATSP; this is translated from the coding sequence ATGTCAGACTCTGAACTTACCCTAGGGGAGTGTGGTGAGCACCATCTGATTGAGCGGCTGCGGCCCTACTGCCTTGTCGCCGCCATTGGCGATGATGCCGCCGTTTTGAAGCCCCCCGCCCATCAAGACCTTGTCTTCAGTACCGATGTCCTTGTGGATGGGGTGCACTTTAGTGTGGGCATGGCTTGTCCGGTGGTCACCATGGCTCCCTACGATGTGGGTTGGCGAGCCGCGGCAGCCAATCTTTCCGATCTGGCGGCTATGGCAGCGATGCCCCTAGGTCTGACGGTTGCCGTGACCGCCCCTAGTACCTGCCCAGTGGCAGTCATAGAAGGTATTTACCAAGGCTTAGCCGCCTGCTGCCACACCTACGGTACGGGGATTCTTGGGGGGGATACCTGCCGCTCATCGGTCCTTAGCCTTAGCCTTAGTATTCTGGGTTCGGCGCCGCCAGAGCGCCTTATTTATCGCCATGGGGCGCAGCCCGGAGATGTGATTGTGGCCACGGGGGTGCACGGGGCAGCGCGAGCGGGTCTCGAATGTTTGCTGCAACCGGAATGGGCGGCCACCCTACCTCCAGACCTACGGCAGGCTTGGATCAAGGCTCATCAACACCCCCGACCGCGCTTAGATGTAGTGCAGTGGCTCTGGCAGCAGTTACCACCGCCGCGGGTGGCGGGTATGGATAGCAGTGATGGCTTGGCGGATGCCGTGCTGCAAATTTGTGCCGCTAGTGGGGTCGGTGCCCGCCTGTGGGCAGAGGCTATCCCCAAAGTCCCCTTCCTAGAGCCAGAGCAGGCTCTCGCATGGGCACTCTACGGCGGTGAGGATTTTGAGCTCGTTTTGTGTTTACCGCCGGCGATCGCCCCAGAACTGTGCACCATTGCAGGCCAAGGTGCCGCGATGATTGGCGAAATCACCGCAACCGGTAACATTTTCCTAGAGCAGGGACAAACCCTTCGCCCCCTCGATCCGCAGCAGCGGTTTCAGCACTTTAGCCCTGCCACCTCTCCCTAA
- the glpX gene encoding class II fructose-bisphosphatase, which produces MDNVIGLEIIEVVEQAAIASARWMGKGDKNMADQVAVDAMRNRMNQIHMRGRIVIGEGERDEAPMLYIGEEVGICTREDAAQYCNPEELLEIDIAVDPCEGTNLCAYGQPGSMAVLAISEKGGLFAAPDFYMKKLAAPPAAKGKVDIRKSATENLKILSECLDRAIDELVIVVMKRDRHNDLIKEIREAGARVQLISDGDVSAALSCAFSGTNIHALMGIGAAPEGVISAAAMRALGGHFQGQLVYDPAVVMTKEWAGRTKEGNLEELKKAGITDPDKVYDAHELASGETVLFAACGITPGVLMKGVRFFNGGARTQSLVISTQSKTARFVDTIHMFDKQPRSLQLV; this is translated from the coding sequence GTGGATAATGTCATCGGCTTAGAAATTATTGAAGTCGTGGAGCAAGCGGCGATCGCCTCAGCACGCTGGATGGGAAAAGGCGATAAAAACATGGCGGATCAGGTGGCGGTAGATGCCATGCGCAACCGCATGAATCAAATTCACATGCGGGGCCGGATTGTCATTGGGGAAGGGGAGCGGGATGAAGCCCCCATGCTATACATTGGTGAGGAAGTGGGTATTTGCACCCGCGAAGATGCCGCCCAGTACTGCAATCCGGAAGAATTATTAGAAATTGATATTGCCGTTGATCCCTGCGAAGGCACCAACCTGTGCGCCTACGGTCAACCCGGCTCCATGGCGGTGCTGGCCATTTCGGAAAAAGGGGGTCTCTTTGCTGCCCCTGACTTTTACATGAAAAAGCTGGCGGCCCCTCCAGCAGCCAAAGGTAAGGTGGATATTCGTAAGTCAGCCACCGAAAACCTAAAAATTCTCTCTGAGTGCCTTGACCGTGCCATTGATGAGTTGGTGATTGTGGTCATGAAGCGCGATCGCCACAATGACTTGATCAAAGAAATTCGCGAAGCCGGGGCACGGGTGCAACTCATTTCCGATGGGGACGTGTCGGCGGCGCTCTCCTGTGCCTTTTCGGGTACGAACATCCATGCCCTGATGGGGATTGGTGCGGCTCCCGAGGGGGTGATTTCTGCCGCGGCCATGCGCGCCTTGGGGGGACACTTCCAAGGACAACTGGTTTATGATCCAGCGGTGGTCATGACGAAAGAGTGGGCAGGGCGCACCAAGGAGGGTAACTTGGAAGAACTCAAAAAAGCGGGGATTACGGATCCCGATAAAGTGTATGATGCCCATGAATTGGCTTCAGGGGAAACCGTCCTGTTTGCCGCCTGTGGCATTACGCCGGGCGTGCTGATGAAGGGTGTCCGTTTCTTTAATGGCGGTGCCCGCACCCAGTCGCTGGTGATCTCTACCCAGTCGAAAACCGCCCGCTTTGTTGATACCATTCACATGTTCGACAAGCAACCGCGATCGCTGCAACTCGTCTAG
- a CDS encoding phycobilisome rod-core linker polypeptide, translated as MVVKASGGSSVARPQLYQTVPVSTIIQAEQQDRFLNRGELDELAVYLRSGSKRLEIATTLTRNADIIVSRAANRIFVGGSPMAFLSRPSSEEEPKFTTGATGQAIDMQEAMKLGTATYVDTRGGFLEGLRSVFSASGGGTPAGFKPINIARYGPARMQKSLRDLDWFLRYTTYAIVAGDPNIIAVNTRGLREIIEAACSTDATIAALQEMRRAAVSYFEKDAEGRPIVEQYFEVLVNEFIAPAPSDKLRQRNSTDLQGLQLPQIYFNAAERRPKFVMKPGLSASEKNEVVKAAYRQIFERDISRAYSLGISDLESKVKNGSISMKEFVRRLAKSPLYRKNFYEPYINSRALELAFRHILGRGPSSREEVQTYFAIISKGGLPALVDALVDSKEYSDYFGEETVPYLRGLGQEAQECRNWGAQQDLFKYSAPFRKVPQFITTFAAQDQPLPDQHPYGAGNDPLEIQFGAIFPKEKKNPNTRPQPFNKDTRRILINRGPGINNQLSNPAARGIAPGSLGPKVFKLDQLPSMNARIGKRSVATGGDSVKFAESSTQRVIRAAYLQVFGRDVYEGQRQKVAEIKLENGEISVREFVRILAKSNLFRSLYWTPLYVTKAIEYIHRRLLGRPTYGRQEMNAYFDIASKKGLYGLVDAILDSPEYSETFGEDTVPYERYITPQGLALRSLRTGSIGETGIQPEKEETPRFVELGAVTELRTEPAIQFRSQQGVSKQREQTKVFKLTQLNDKQNLQLVIQAAYRQIFERDIAPYIVRNEFTALESKLGNGEITLKEFIEALGCSELYQKEFYTPYPNTKVIELGTKHFLGRAPLDQAEIRQYNQILATQGLKAFVQAMVSSAEYAQVFGEDTVPYRRFPTLPAANFPNTEKLYNQLTKQSDAIVVPSFSPVKPRLDNTKLPLLSRAIAEQETKARQPDPTKPRFMELGRSFSNGDGQSVEAGVGTSRRRPARIFRMTVGAPTSEVEQVINAIYCQVMDVFSGKVPSQFRRSDLESRLRNGEITVREFVCTLASSEIYRNRFYTPYPNTKVIEFLFRHLLGRAPATQAEIRQYNKILADQGLKAAVETMVNSPEYSRYFGEDVVPYKRFPTIPAGNYIGSVKADADLVKQSWSSLSPSLVGSQSTDRS; from the coding sequence ATGGTTGTCAAAGCAAGTGGTGGAAGCTCGGTTGCCCGCCCGCAACTTTATCAAACCGTCCCCGTTTCAACAATTATTCAAGCCGAACAGCAAGATCGCTTTTTGAATCGTGGTGAATTGGACGAGCTTGCTGTCTATCTGCGTTCTGGCAGTAAACGGCTAGAAATTGCCACCACCCTGACCCGCAATGCCGATATTATTGTCTCCCGGGCCGCCAACCGCATCTTTGTCGGTGGCTCTCCTATGGCATTTTTGTCCCGCCCCAGCAGCGAAGAGGAGCCAAAGTTTACCACCGGGGCAACTGGCCAAGCCATCGACATGCAAGAGGCCATGAAATTGGGCACGGCCACCTATGTCGATACCCGCGGCGGGTTTCTTGAAGGATTGCGGTCGGTGTTCAGTGCCTCCGGTGGCGGCACACCCGCTGGCTTTAAGCCCATCAATATTGCCCGCTATGGTCCGGCGCGGATGCAAAAATCACTGCGGGATTTAGATTGGTTCTTGCGGTACACCACCTACGCCATTGTGGCGGGTGACCCCAACATTATTGCCGTCAACACCCGTGGTCTGCGGGAAATCATTGAAGCGGCTTGCTCTACTGATGCCACCATTGCCGCCCTGCAGGAAATGCGCCGCGCCGCCGTCAGCTACTTTGAAAAAGATGCCGAAGGTCGCCCCATTGTCGAGCAGTATTTTGAAGTGCTCGTGAATGAGTTCATTGCCCCTGCCCCCTCCGATAAACTGCGGCAGCGCAACTCCACTGACTTGCAGGGGTTACAGTTACCGCAAATTTACTTCAACGCCGCCGAGCGCCGCCCGAAATTTGTCATGAAACCCGGGCTGTCGGCCTCCGAGAAAAACGAAGTCGTCAAGGCCGCCTATCGGCAAATTTTTGAGCGGGATATTTCGCGAGCCTACAGCCTTGGCATTTCCGACCTTGAGTCGAAGGTGAAAAACGGCTCTATTTCCATGAAGGAATTTGTACGGCGGCTGGCCAAGTCTCCCCTGTACCGTAAAAACTTCTATGAACCCTACATCAACAGCCGTGCCCTAGAACTGGCCTTCCGCCATATTCTTGGTCGTGGGCCGTCAAGCCGCGAAGAAGTACAAACCTACTTTGCCATTATCTCGAAGGGGGGGTTACCCGCCCTTGTGGATGCCCTTGTGGACTCGAAAGAGTACAGTGACTACTTTGGTGAGGAAACAGTACCCTACCTGCGGGGCTTGGGGCAAGAAGCGCAAGAATGTCGCAACTGGGGCGCACAGCAAGACCTGTTTAAGTACAGTGCCCCCTTCCGCAAGGTGCCGCAGTTTATTACCACCTTTGCCGCCCAAGATCAGCCGCTGCCGGATCAGCACCCCTACGGTGCTGGCAACGACCCGCTGGAAATCCAGTTTGGTGCCATCTTCCCGAAAGAGAAGAAAAACCCCAACACCCGTCCGCAGCCCTTTAACAAAGATACGCGCCGCATCCTCATTAACCGCGGTCCGGGAATTAATAACCAACTGAGCAACCCTGCCGCCCGCGGTATTGCCCCCGGCAGTTTGGGGCCGAAAGTCTTCAAGTTGGATCAGTTGCCCAGCATGAATGCCCGCATTGGCAAGCGCTCTGTGGCCACTGGTGGGGATAGCGTTAAATTTGCCGAAAGCTCGACGCAGCGGGTGATTCGCGCGGCCTACCTGCAGGTGTTTGGCCGTGACGTTTACGAAGGGCAACGCCAAAAAGTGGCCGAGATTAAGCTCGAAAACGGTGAAATTTCGGTGCGGGAGTTTGTGCGCATTTTAGCCAAGTCCAACCTGTTCCGCAGCCTCTACTGGACACCGCTGTACGTCACCAAGGCCATTGAGTACATCCATCGTCGCCTCTTGGGTCGCCCTACCTATGGTCGTCAAGAGATGAATGCCTACTTTGACATTGCCTCGAAGAAGGGGCTGTACGGCCTAGTGGACGCTATCCTCGACAGCCCAGAGTACAGCGAGACCTTTGGCGAAGATACGGTTCCCTACGAGCGCTATATTACGCCCCAAGGGCTGGCGTTGCGTTCCTTGCGCACAGGTAGCATTGGTGAAACGGGCATTCAACCGGAAAAAGAGGAAACACCGCGCTTTGTGGAATTGGGGGCGGTCACGGAACTACGCACTGAGCCAGCAATTCAGTTCCGCAGCCAGCAAGGGGTGAGTAAACAGCGGGAGCAAACCAAGGTCTTTAAGCTCACGCAACTGAATGATAAGCAGAATCTGCAACTGGTGATTCAGGCGGCCTATCGCCAGATCTTTGAGCGGGATATTGCCCCCTACATTGTCCGCAATGAGTTTACGGCGCTTGAGTCGAAGCTGGGGAATGGCGAAATTACCCTCAAAGAGTTTATTGAGGCCTTGGGCTGCTCGGAGCTTTACCAGAAAGAGTTCTATACCCCCTACCCCAATACCAAAGTCATTGAGCTAGGAACCAAGCACTTTTTAGGGCGCGCTCCTTTAGACCAAGCGGAAATTCGCCAGTACAACCAAATTCTGGCCACGCAGGGGCTAAAGGCCTTTGTCCAAGCAATGGTCAGCAGTGCTGAATACGCCCAAGTCTTTGGTGAAGATACGGTGCCCTATCGGCGCTTCCCGACGCTGCCTGCGGCCAATTTCCCGAACACCGAAAAACTCTACAATCAACTCACCAAGCAAAGTGATGCGATTGTGGTGCCTAGCTTTAGTCCGGTGAAGCCGCGCCTTGACAATACAAAACTGCCGCTTCTGAGCCGGGCGATCGCCGAGCAGGAAACAAAAGCACGGCAACCCGACCCCACCAAGCCGCGCTTTATGGAACTCGGACGCTCCTTCAGCAATGGCGATGGTCAATCGGTGGAGGCCGGGGTTGGCACCAGTCGTCGTCGTCCTGCGCGCATTTTCCGAATGACCGTAGGGGCACCCACCTCGGAAGTGGAGCAGGTCATTAACGCTATCTACTGCCAAGTGATGGATGTGTTCAGTGGCAAAGTACCCAGCCAGTTCCGCCGCAGCGACCTCGAAAGCCGCCTGCGCAACGGCGAAATTACGGTGCGGGAGTTTGTGTGCACCCTTGCTAGCTCAGAAATTTATCGCAATCGTTTCTATACCCCCTACCCCAACACGAAAGTGATTGAATTTCTGTTCCGGCACCTTTTGGGGCGGGCACCGGCCACCCAAGCGGAAATTCGCCAGTACAACAAGATTTTGGCGGATCAAGGGCTGAAGGCAGCGGTGGAAACCATGGTCAATAGCCCAGAGTACAGCCGCTACTTCGGCGAAGATGTGGTGCCCTACAAGCGGTTCCCCACCATTCCGGCGGGTAACTACATCGGCAGCGTCAAAGCAGACGCGGATCTGGTGAAACAATCGTGGTCGAGTCTCTCGCCCTCGTTGGTTGGGAGTCAGTCCACAGACCGGAGCTAG
- a CDS encoding TIGR02652 family protein, which translates to MISSSSHYPIFGPEIRCPHCRQVISALTLTDTYLCPRHGPFEADAKTKELIHLQSGRIWRLWEGEWYRQHTHPDGIRFEIHDALDRLYTQGYRATKVIIAQRYRDLFCAYLERNTPWRGATDPHMLRLFGLPVEFSPPANPDERWDVINFDLEKEPGAPIRPPYFRMFD; encoded by the coding sequence ATGATCTCATCCAGCTCTCACTACCCGATCTTTGGTCCTGAAATTCGCTGTCCCCACTGTCGGCAGGTGATTTCAGCCCTGACCTTGACGGATACCTACCTGTGCCCTCGCCATGGGCCGTTTGAGGCGGATGCCAAAACCAAAGAACTGATCCACCTCCAGTCGGGGCGAATTTGGCGCCTCTGGGAAGGGGAGTGGTATCGCCAACATACCCATCCGGATGGCATTCGCTTTGAAATTCACGATGCCCTTGATCGCCTCTACACCCAAGGGTATCGCGCCACCAAGGTGATTATTGCCCAACGCTACCGTGATCTCTTTTGTGCCTACCTTGAGCGGAATACACCATGGCGCGGTGCCACCGATCCGCACATGCTGCGGCTGTTTGGCCTACCCGTTGAGTTTAGCCCACCGGCTAACCCTGATGAACGCTGGGATGTGATTAATTTTGATTTAGAAAAGGAACCGGGTGCCCCCATCCGCCCCCCCTACTTTCGCATGTTTGATTAG